From Plasmodium yoelii strain 17X genome assembly, chromosome: 11, a single genomic window includes:
- a CDS encoding U2 small nuclear ribonucleoprotein A', putative, translating into MRITIDMINDAYQTRNPANENTIYLRGNKISIIENLGVTKDYFECIDLSDNEIIKLNNIPYLEKLKTLILCNNKITRIDNDVFENLPNLNSLILTNNKIEKLTTLNALFKAKNLTRLSLLENAVSKVEHYREYLIYNLPSLKYLDFQKIKTKDREEAKEVMKTFNIDDTDTNYEN; encoded by the exons ATGAGAATAACAATAGATATGATAAATGATGCATATCAAACAAGAAACCCTGCCAATGaaaatacaatatatttaagag GTAACAAAATTAGTATCATCGAAAATTTAGGAGTTACGAAGGACTATTTTGAATGCATAGATTTGAGCGATAATGAAATTATTAAGTTAAATAATATTCcatatttagaaaaattaaaaaccctaatattatgtaataataaaatcaCTCGAATAGACAATGATGTATTTGAAAATTTACCtaatttaaattcattaattttaacaaataataaa ATTGAAAAATTAACTACCCTTAATGCACTTTTTAAAGCTAAAAACCTAACGAGACTCAGTCTATTAGAAAATGCAGTATCAAA AGTAGAACATTATAgagaatatttaatttataatttgccatctttgaaatatttagattttcaaaaaattaaaacaaaagacCGGGAAGAAGCCAAAGAAGTGATGAAAACCTTCAACATAGATGACACTGATActaattatgaaaattaa